One genomic window of Aethina tumida isolate Nest 87 chromosome 3, icAetTumi1.1, whole genome shotgun sequence includes the following:
- the LOC109608585 gene encoding protein tramtrack, beta isoform isoform X3: MASDQFSLHWDNFHNNMSSGMNSLLENEDLVDVTLAVEGKCLKAHKVVLSVCSPYFKELFKNNPCQHPIVFMKDVSYVALSDLLQFMYQGEVQVSQDNLTSFIKTAEALQIKGLTGENNGSNDTEVEVEKNSIAPVVAPPPQPTPQQEFRTEYKPLQKQRKVLQSQSQPTPSPKRARLSSDNSQLMTPVTKTEQLAPISTSNEVVQFKMEPYDQNQSISIDETPDETFGDDNTLDEANVDDTEDYSMMEGGEEEPQAGTSAEGAGEGQEEVSTSLDDVKFKLIKRKPNMPRYIVDGFVFHVNITKGNPPMIYLRCLEYKRLGCHARAVIPYDGTIQDIKVNKAHNHPPDFAAEEKIVFMRELKEVMLKHPTVPSRTVYATLSEMYPNAARETPFDSIRHKMNRWRRQKDDVVVKTE, from the exons ATGGCGTCGGATCAGTTTTCCCTTCATTGGGATAACTTCCACAACAACATGAGTTCCGGGATGAACTCATTGCTCGAGAACGAGGACTTAGTGGATGTTACATTGGCGGTCGAAGGAAAATGTCTGAAGGCCCACAAAGTAGTGTTGTCGGTTTGCAGCCCCTACTTCAAAGAACTTTTCAAAAACAATCCGTGTCAGCATCCAATCGTGTTCATGAAAGACGTTAGTTATGTCGCGCTCAGTGATTTATTACAGTTCATGTACCAGGGAGAAGTGCAAGTTAGTCAGGACAATTTAACATCGTTTATCAAGACTGCAGAAGCCTTACAAATCAAGGGTCTCACGGGCGAAAATAAC gGCTCCAATGACACTGAAGTTGAGGTGGAAAAGAACAGTATCGCCCCCGTTGTGGCGCCGCCTCCACAACCGACGCCACAACAGGAGTTCCGTACCGAGTACAAACCGCTGCAGAAGCAACGTAAGGTGCTTCAGTCCCAATCACAACCCACTCCCTCCCCAAAACGTGCACGACTCTCCTCTGACAATTCTCAATTAATGACCCCGGTAACAAAGACTGAACAGCTGGCCCCAATATCCACCTCCAATGAGGTGGTACAGTTTAAAATGGAACCATATGATCAGAATCAATCTATTAGTATTGATGAGACACCAGACGAGACTTTTGGGGATGATAATACTTTGGATGAGGCTAATGTTGACGACACAGAAGATTATAGTATGATGGAAGGGGGCGAGGAAGAACCGCAGGCTGGCACTAGTGCTGAAGGAGCTGGTGAAGGACAAG AAGAGGTGTCAACTTCTTTGGACGATGTAAAGTTTAAACTGATAAAACGTAAGCCGAACATGCCTAGATATATCGTTGATGGTTTTGTGTTCCACGTCAATATAACTAAAGGAAATCCCCCCATGAT TTACTTGAGATGTTTGGAGTATAAACGACTTGGTTGCCACGCCAGAGCTGTGATACCCTACGACGGTACCATCCAAGATATTAAAGTCAACAAGGCTCACAATCATCCACCCGACTTTGCTGCCGAAGAGAAAATCGTCTTTATGAGAGAACTTAAGGAAGTTATGTTGAAACATCCAACGGTGCCTAGTCGTACGGTCTATGCTACTTTGAGTGAAAT GTATCCTAACGCTGCCAGGGAAACACCCTTCGATTCAATCCGTCACAAAATGAACAGGTGGAGGAGGCAAAAGGATGATGTCGTCGTAAAAAcagaatag
- the LOC109608585 gene encoding protein tramtrack, beta isoform isoform X4: MASDQFSLHWDNFHNNMSSGMNSLLENEDLVDVTLAVEGKCLKAHKVVLSVCSPYFKELFKNNPCQHPIVFMKDVSYVALSDLLQFMYQGEVQVSQDNLTSFIKTAEALQIKGLTGENNGSNDTEVEVEKNSIAPVVAPPPQPTPQQEFRTEYKPLQKQRKVLQSQSQPTPSPKRARLSSDNSQLMTPVTKTEQLAPISTSNEVVQFKMEPYDQNQSISIDETPDETFGDDNTLDEANVDDTEDYSMMEGGEEEPQAGTSAEGAGEGQEVSTSLDDVKFKLIKRKPNMPRYIVDGFVFHVNITKGNPPMIYLRCLEYKRLGCHARAVIPYDGTIQDIKVNKAHNHPPDFAAEEKIVFMRELKEVMLKHPTVPSRTVYATLSEMYPNAARETPFDSIRHKMNRWRRQKDDVVVKTE, translated from the exons ATGGCGTCGGATCAGTTTTCCCTTCATTGGGATAACTTCCACAACAACATGAGTTCCGGGATGAACTCATTGCTCGAGAACGAGGACTTAGTGGATGTTACATTGGCGGTCGAAGGAAAATGTCTGAAGGCCCACAAAGTAGTGTTGTCGGTTTGCAGCCCCTACTTCAAAGAACTTTTCAAAAACAATCCGTGTCAGCATCCAATCGTGTTCATGAAAGACGTTAGTTATGTCGCGCTCAGTGATTTATTACAGTTCATGTACCAGGGAGAAGTGCAAGTTAGTCAGGACAATTTAACATCGTTTATCAAGACTGCAGAAGCCTTACAAATCAAGGGTCTCACGGGCGAAAATAAC gGCTCCAATGACACTGAAGTTGAGGTGGAAAAGAACAGTATCGCCCCCGTTGTGGCGCCGCCTCCACAACCGACGCCACAACAGGAGTTCCGTACCGAGTACAAACCGCTGCAGAAGCAACGTAAGGTGCTTCAGTCCCAATCACAACCCACTCCCTCCCCAAAACGTGCACGACTCTCCTCTGACAATTCTCAATTAATGACCCCGGTAACAAAGACTGAACAGCTGGCCCCAATATCCACCTCCAATGAGGTGGTACAGTTTAAAATGGAACCATATGATCAGAATCAATCTATTAGTATTGATGAGACACCAGACGAGACTTTTGGGGATGATAATACTTTGGATGAGGCTAATGTTGACGACACAGAAGATTATAGTATGATGGAAGGGGGCGAGGAAGAACCGCAGGCTGGCACTAGTGCTGAAGGAGCTGGTGAAGGACAAG AGGTGTCAACTTCTTTGGACGATGTAAAGTTTAAACTGATAAAACGTAAGCCGAACATGCCTAGATATATCGTTGATGGTTTTGTGTTCCACGTCAATATAACTAAAGGAAATCCCCCCATGAT TTACTTGAGATGTTTGGAGTATAAACGACTTGGTTGCCACGCCAGAGCTGTGATACCCTACGACGGTACCATCCAAGATATTAAAGTCAACAAGGCTCACAATCATCCACCCGACTTTGCTGCCGAAGAGAAAATCGTCTTTATGAGAGAACTTAAGGAAGTTATGTTGAAACATCCAACGGTGCCTAGTCGTACGGTCTATGCTACTTTGAGTGAAAT GTATCCTAACGCTGCCAGGGAAACACCCTTCGATTCAATCCGTCACAAAATGAACAGGTGGAGGAGGCAAAAGGATGATGTCGTCGTAAAAAcagaatag
- the LOC109608585 gene encoding protein tramtrack, beta isoform isoform X7, which yields MASDQFSLHWDNFHNNMSSGMNSLLENEDLVDVTLAVEGKCLKAHKVVLSVCSPYFKELFKNNPCQHPIVFMKDVSYVALSDLLQFMYQGEVQVSQDNLTSFIKTAEALQIKGLTGENNGSNDTEVEVEKNSIAPVVAPPPQPTPQQEFRTEYKPLQKQRKVLQSQSQPTPSPKRARLSSDNSQLMTPVTKTEQLAPISTSNEVVQFKMEPYDQNQSISIDETPDETFGDDNTLDEANVDDTEDYSMMEGGEEEPQAGTSAEGAGEGQDTGSQKKIKRKSDKIIHEGFCYYNSVVRDTVAVRYLTCAKYGKTGCHGRATIPKNGAVSELKVTQPHNHPPDVTLAERESFYQNLKELVEITSPSVPLKTVYETAANSSSYSVDVSYSSLRTSMRRWRQQKFHLKL from the exons ATGGCGTCGGATCAGTTTTCCCTTCATTGGGATAACTTCCACAACAACATGAGTTCCGGGATGAACTCATTGCTCGAGAACGAGGACTTAGTGGATGTTACATTGGCGGTCGAAGGAAAATGTCTGAAGGCCCACAAAGTAGTGTTGTCGGTTTGCAGCCCCTACTTCAAAGAACTTTTCAAAAACAATCCGTGTCAGCATCCAATCGTGTTCATGAAAGACGTTAGTTATGTCGCGCTCAGTGATTTATTACAGTTCATGTACCAGGGAGAAGTGCAAGTTAGTCAGGACAATTTAACATCGTTTATCAAGACTGCAGAAGCCTTACAAATCAAGGGTCTCACGGGCGAAAATAAC gGCTCCAATGACACTGAAGTTGAGGTGGAAAAGAACAGTATCGCCCCCGTTGTGGCGCCGCCTCCACAACCGACGCCACAACAGGAGTTCCGTACCGAGTACAAACCGCTGCAGAAGCAACGTAAGGTGCTTCAGTCCCAATCACAACCCACTCCCTCCCCAAAACGTGCACGACTCTCCTCTGACAATTCTCAATTAATGACCCCGGTAACAAAGACTGAACAGCTGGCCCCAATATCCACCTCCAATGAGGTGGTACAGTTTAAAATGGAACCATATGATCAGAATCAATCTATTAGTATTGATGAGACACCAGACGAGACTTTTGGGGATGATAATACTTTGGATGAGGCTAATGTTGACGACACAGAAGATTATAGTATGATGGAAGGGGGCGAGGAAGAACCGCAGGCTGGCACTAGTGCTGAAGGAGCTGGTGAAGGACAAG atactggttcacaaaaaaaaatcaagagaAAATCTGACAAAATAATACACGAAGGATTTTGTTACTACAACAGTGTTGTTAGAGACACGGTAGCAGTAAG ATATTTAACGTGCGCAAAGTATGGTAAAACCGGTTGCCATGGCAGGGCGACGATTCCAAAAAACGGCGCCGTAAGCGAATTGAAAGTAACACAACCCCACAACCATCCTCCAGACGTAACACTTGCCGAACGTGAAtcgttttatcaaaatttaaaggaacTCGTCGAAATTACGTCGCCCAGTGTGCCGTTAAAAACTGTATATGAAACTGCCGCAAA TTCTTCCAGTTACTCGGTGGACGTGAGTTATTCGTCTTTGAGAACGTCAATGAGGCGTTGGAGGCAAcagaaatttcatttaaaattataa
- the LOC109608585 gene encoding protein tramtrack, beta isoform isoform X8, with amino-acid sequence MASDQFSLHWDNFHNNMSSGMNSLLENEDLVDVTLAVEGKCLKAHKVVLSVCSPYFKELFKNNPCQHPIVFMKDVSYVALSDLLQFMYQGEVQVSQDNLTSFIKTAEALQIKGLTGENNGSNDTEVEVEKNSIAPVVAPPPQPTPQQEFRTEYKPLQKQRKVLQSQSQPTPSPKRARLSSDNSQLMTPVTKTEQLAPISTSNEVVQFKMEPYDQNQSISIDETPDETFGDDNTLDEANVDDTEDYSMMEGGEEEPQAGTSAEGAGEGQGRRTKNYFGRRVLGGYCYTLSYTKNNKRYLRCCYSLKLGCKARAITDILSDTTVIKNNHNHPNNREESDIQLFLQDLKAACSKQLHVHPKVVYDQVAQMYPHVAPLRPFHSLRPSMYRWSTSQLSSAPHDADQT; translated from the exons ATGGCGTCGGATCAGTTTTCCCTTCATTGGGATAACTTCCACAACAACATGAGTTCCGGGATGAACTCATTGCTCGAGAACGAGGACTTAGTGGATGTTACATTGGCGGTCGAAGGAAAATGTCTGAAGGCCCACAAAGTAGTGTTGTCGGTTTGCAGCCCCTACTTCAAAGAACTTTTCAAAAACAATCCGTGTCAGCATCCAATCGTGTTCATGAAAGACGTTAGTTATGTCGCGCTCAGTGATTTATTACAGTTCATGTACCAGGGAGAAGTGCAAGTTAGTCAGGACAATTTAACATCGTTTATCAAGACTGCAGAAGCCTTACAAATCAAGGGTCTCACGGGCGAAAATAAC gGCTCCAATGACACTGAAGTTGAGGTGGAAAAGAACAGTATCGCCCCCGTTGTGGCGCCGCCTCCACAACCGACGCCACAACAGGAGTTCCGTACCGAGTACAAACCGCTGCAGAAGCAACGTAAGGTGCTTCAGTCCCAATCACAACCCACTCCCTCCCCAAAACGTGCACGACTCTCCTCTGACAATTCTCAATTAATGACCCCGGTAACAAAGACTGAACAGCTGGCCCCAATATCCACCTCCAATGAGGTGGTACAGTTTAAAATGGAACCATATGATCAGAATCAATCTATTAGTATTGATGAGACACCAGACGAGACTTTTGGGGATGATAATACTTTGGATGAGGCTAATGTTGACGACACAGAAGATTATAGTATGATGGAAGGGGGCGAGGAAGAACCGCAGGCTGGCACTAGTGCTGAAGGAGCTGGTGAAGGACAAG GCAGAAGAACCAAGAATTATTTTGGTCGAAGGGTTTTAGGTGGTTACTGTTACACGCTGAGCTATACGAAAAACAATAAGCG TTACTTAAGATGTTGTTACTCATTAAAACTGGGGTGCAAAGCTCGGGCAATAACAGATATATTGTCGGACACGactgtaataaaaaacaatcacAACCACCCTAACAACAGGGAGGAATCGGATATCCAATTATTTTTGCAAGACCTTAAAGCAGCTTGCTCAAAACAATTACACGTGCATCCCAAAGTTGTCTACGATCAGGTCGCCCAAAT GTATCCACACGTTGCACCCTTGCGCCCCTTTCATTCGTTGCGTCCCTCAATGTACCGATGGAGTACCAGTCAACTATCCTCGGCTCCACACGATGCTGATCAAACTTAG
- the LOC109608585 gene encoding protein tramtrack, beta isoform isoform X45 yields the protein MASDQFSLHWDNFHNNMSSGMNSLLENEDLVDVTLAVEGKCLKAHKVVLSVCSPYFKELFKNNPCQHPIVFMKDVSYVALSDLLQFMYQGEVQVSQDNLTSFIKTAEALQIKGLTGENNGSNDTEVEVEKNSIAPVVAPPPQPTPQQEFRTEYKPLQKQRKVLQSQSQPTPSPKRARLSSDNSQLMTPVTKTEQLAPISTSNEVVQFKMEPYDQNQSISIDETPDETFGDDNTLDEANVDDTEDYSMMEGGEEEPQAGTSAEGAGEGQDMKENRPSSNYMDHPTKGNDEKSVWFYFLREVRKRTAKCKACSKVKKVKKGSTTQLLRHLLKDHDINVLAKRRT from the exons ATGGCGTCGGATCAGTTTTCCCTTCATTGGGATAACTTCCACAACAACATGAGTTCCGGGATGAACTCATTGCTCGAGAACGAGGACTTAGTGGATGTTACATTGGCGGTCGAAGGAAAATGTCTGAAGGCCCACAAAGTAGTGTTGTCGGTTTGCAGCCCCTACTTCAAAGAACTTTTCAAAAACAATCCGTGTCAGCATCCAATCGTGTTCATGAAAGACGTTAGTTATGTCGCGCTCAGTGATTTATTACAGTTCATGTACCAGGGAGAAGTGCAAGTTAGTCAGGACAATTTAACATCGTTTATCAAGACTGCAGAAGCCTTACAAATCAAGGGTCTCACGGGCGAAAATAAC gGCTCCAATGACACTGAAGTTGAGGTGGAAAAGAACAGTATCGCCCCCGTTGTGGCGCCGCCTCCACAACCGACGCCACAACAGGAGTTCCGTACCGAGTACAAACCGCTGCAGAAGCAACGTAAGGTGCTTCAGTCCCAATCACAACCCACTCCCTCCCCAAAACGTGCACGACTCTCCTCTGACAATTCTCAATTAATGACCCCGGTAACAAAGACTGAACAGCTGGCCCCAATATCCACCTCCAATGAGGTGGTACAGTTTAAAATGGAACCATATGATCAGAATCAATCTATTAGTATTGATGAGACACCAGACGAGACTTTTGGGGATGATAATACTTTGGATGAGGCTAATGTTGACGACACAGAAGATTATAGTATGATGGAAGGGGGCGAGGAAGAACCGCAGGCTGGCACTAGTGCTGAAGGAGCTGGTGAAGGACAAG ACATGAAAGAAAATAGACCCAGTTCAAATTATATGGATCACCCAACGAAAGGAAACGATGAAAAGTCTGTATGGTTCTATTTCCTGAGGGAAGTAAGAAAAAGGACTGCTAAATGTAAAGCATGCAGCAAAGTCAAGAAAGTAAAAAAGGGTTCAACGACGCAGTTATTGAGACATTTATTAAAGGATCATGATATAAACGTACTTGCCAAGAGAAggacttaa
- the LOC109608585 gene encoding modifier of mdg4 isoform X5 produces the protein MASDQFSLHWDNFHNNMSSGMNSLLENEDLVDVTLAVEGKCLKAHKVVLSVCSPYFKELFKNNPCQHPIVFMKDVSYVALSDLLQFMYQGEVQVSQDNLTSFIKTAEALQIKGLTGENNGSNDTEVEVEKNSIAPVVAPPPQPTPQQEFRTEYKPLQKQRKVLQSQSQPTPSPKRARLSSDNSQLMTPVTKTEQLAPISTSNEVVQFKMEPYDQNQSISIDETPDETFGDDNTLDEANVDDTEDYSMMEGGEEEPQAGTSAEGAGEGQDFGDSKYQIKVWKPRKKRTTSRMRFVADGFVYHNNVISGTPPLRYLGCAEHKKSGCRGRATIPLHGTLDQLKMTQPHNHPPDVNAEEKEAFLKGLRKAVRSTSMQHATLKKVYDTLAEVYPKGADEVPFRSICSSLHRWRRNPNM, from the exons ATGGCGTCGGATCAGTTTTCCCTTCATTGGGATAACTTCCACAACAACATGAGTTCCGGGATGAACTCATTGCTCGAGAACGAGGACTTAGTGGATGTTACATTGGCGGTCGAAGGAAAATGTCTGAAGGCCCACAAAGTAGTGTTGTCGGTTTGCAGCCCCTACTTCAAAGAACTTTTCAAAAACAATCCGTGTCAGCATCCAATCGTGTTCATGAAAGACGTTAGTTATGTCGCGCTCAGTGATTTATTACAGTTCATGTACCAGGGAGAAGTGCAAGTTAGTCAGGACAATTTAACATCGTTTATCAAGACTGCAGAAGCCTTACAAATCAAGGGTCTCACGGGCGAAAATAAC gGCTCCAATGACACTGAAGTTGAGGTGGAAAAGAACAGTATCGCCCCCGTTGTGGCGCCGCCTCCACAACCGACGCCACAACAGGAGTTCCGTACCGAGTACAAACCGCTGCAGAAGCAACGTAAGGTGCTTCAGTCCCAATCACAACCCACTCCCTCCCCAAAACGTGCACGACTCTCCTCTGACAATTCTCAATTAATGACCCCGGTAACAAAGACTGAACAGCTGGCCCCAATATCCACCTCCAATGAGGTGGTACAGTTTAAAATGGAACCATATGATCAGAATCAATCTATTAGTATTGATGAGACACCAGACGAGACTTTTGGGGATGATAATACTTTGGATGAGGCTAATGTTGACGACACAGAAGATTATAGTATGATGGAAGGGGGCGAGGAAGAACCGCAGGCTGGCACTAGTGCTGAAGGAGCTGGTGAAGGACAAG ATTTTGGTGATTCAAAATACCAAATCAAGGTGTGGAAACCACGTAAAAAGAGAACAACATCGCGGATGAGATTCGTAGCTGACGGATTTGTTTatcataataatgtaatttctgGCACGCCGCCTTTACg GTATCTAGGTTGTGCGGAACACAAAAAGTCGGGATGCCGGGGTAGAGCGACGATACCGTTGCACGGTACATTGGATCAATTGAAGATGACGCAGCCCCATAATCACCCGCCAGACGTGAACGCCGAAGAGAAGGAGGCTTTTCTGAAAGGTCTTCGCAAGGCAGTTAGATCCACGTCTATGCAACATGCCACTTTGAAGAAGGTCTACGACACACTCGCAGAAGT GTATCCGAAAGGGGCTGATGAAGTTCCCTTTAGATCTATATGTTCTTCACTTCACAGGTGGAGACGAAATCCGAATATGTaa
- the LOC109608585 gene encoding protein tramtrack, beta isoform isoform X6 yields the protein MASDQFSLHWDNFHNNMSSGMNSLLENEDLVDVTLAVEGKCLKAHKVVLSVCSPYFKELFKNNPCQHPIVFMKDVSYVALSDLLQFMYQGEVQVSQDNLTSFIKTAEALQIKGLTGENNGSNDTEVEVEKNSIAPVVAPPPQPTPQQEFRTEYKPLQKQRKVLQSQSQPTPSPKRARLSSDNSQLMTPVTKTEQLAPISTSNEVVQFKMEPYDQNQSISIDETPDETFGDDNTLDEANVDDTEDYSMMEGGEEEPQAGTSAEGAGEGQVQCFGWPIQKKIQNSGIVVDGFTYHQNTMKRDFKMRYLVCSEYKRLICKARAVMPINGTADDLVLRREHNHPPHHAATAKSLFVREIKSCIFNQPTRPLKQIYENMTILYPEGARQCPYANLAPSMRRWRQNAKKVLDL from the exons ATGGCGTCGGATCAGTTTTCCCTTCATTGGGATAACTTCCACAACAACATGAGTTCCGGGATGAACTCATTGCTCGAGAACGAGGACTTAGTGGATGTTACATTGGCGGTCGAAGGAAAATGTCTGAAGGCCCACAAAGTAGTGTTGTCGGTTTGCAGCCCCTACTTCAAAGAACTTTTCAAAAACAATCCGTGTCAGCATCCAATCGTGTTCATGAAAGACGTTAGTTATGTCGCGCTCAGTGATTTATTACAGTTCATGTACCAGGGAGAAGTGCAAGTTAGTCAGGACAATTTAACATCGTTTATCAAGACTGCAGAAGCCTTACAAATCAAGGGTCTCACGGGCGAAAATAAC gGCTCCAATGACACTGAAGTTGAGGTGGAAAAGAACAGTATCGCCCCCGTTGTGGCGCCGCCTCCACAACCGACGCCACAACAGGAGTTCCGTACCGAGTACAAACCGCTGCAGAAGCAACGTAAGGTGCTTCAGTCCCAATCACAACCCACTCCCTCCCCAAAACGTGCACGACTCTCCTCTGACAATTCTCAATTAATGACCCCGGTAACAAAGACTGAACAGCTGGCCCCAATATCCACCTCCAATGAGGTGGTACAGTTTAAAATGGAACCATATGATCAGAATCAATCTATTAGTATTGATGAGACACCAGACGAGACTTTTGGGGATGATAATACTTTGGATGAGGCTAATGTTGACGACACAGAAGATTATAGTATGATGGAAGGGGGCGAGGAAGAACCGCAGGCTGGCACTAGTGCTGAAGGAGCTGGTGAAGGACAAG TACAGTGTTTCGGTTGGCCAATACAAAAGAAGATTCAGAATTCGGGAATTGTCGTAGACGGATTCACGTATCATCAAAACACGATGAAAAGGGATTTCAAAATGAG GTATCTCGTTTGTTCAGAGTACAAAAGGCTCATATGCAAAGCGAGGGCGGTGATGCCGATAAATGGCACAGCCGACGATCTAGTACTCAGACGTGAGCACAATCATCCCCCACATCACGCGGCCACTGCTAAGTCGCTCTTTGTGAGAGAGATCAAAAGCTGCATCTTTAACCAACCCACACGGCCATTGAAACAGATCTATGAGAACATGACTATACT gTATCCAGAGGGAGCCAGGCAGTGTCCTTACGCAAACTTGGCACCGTCGATGCGTAGGTGGAGGCAAAATGCCAAGAAGGTTTTAGACTTATAA
- the LOC109608585 gene encoding modifier of mdg4 isoform X46 translates to MASDQFSLHWDNFHNNMSSGMNSLLENEDLVDVTLAVEGKCLKAHKVVLSVCSPYFKELFKNNPCQHPIVFMKDVSYVALSDLLQFMYQGEVQVSQDNLTSFIKTAEALQIKGLTGENNGSNDTEVEVEKNSIAPVVAPPPQPTPQQEFRTEYKPLQKQRKVLQSQSQPTPSPKRARLSSDNSQLMTPVTKTEQLAPISTSNEVVQFKMEPYDQNQSISIDETPDETFGDDNTLDEANVDDTEDYSMMEGGEEEPQAGTSAEGAGEGQVFRLANTKEDSEFGNCRRRIHVSSKHDEKGFQNEVSRLFRVQKAHMQSEGGDADKWHSRRSSTQT, encoded by the exons ATGGCGTCGGATCAGTTTTCCCTTCATTGGGATAACTTCCACAACAACATGAGTTCCGGGATGAACTCATTGCTCGAGAACGAGGACTTAGTGGATGTTACATTGGCGGTCGAAGGAAAATGTCTGAAGGCCCACAAAGTAGTGTTGTCGGTTTGCAGCCCCTACTTCAAAGAACTTTTCAAAAACAATCCGTGTCAGCATCCAATCGTGTTCATGAAAGACGTTAGTTATGTCGCGCTCAGTGATTTATTACAGTTCATGTACCAGGGAGAAGTGCAAGTTAGTCAGGACAATTTAACATCGTTTATCAAGACTGCAGAAGCCTTACAAATCAAGGGTCTCACGGGCGAAAATAAC gGCTCCAATGACACTGAAGTTGAGGTGGAAAAGAACAGTATCGCCCCCGTTGTGGCGCCGCCTCCACAACCGACGCCACAACAGGAGTTCCGTACCGAGTACAAACCGCTGCAGAAGCAACGTAAGGTGCTTCAGTCCCAATCACAACCCACTCCCTCCCCAAAACGTGCACGACTCTCCTCTGACAATTCTCAATTAATGACCCCGGTAACAAAGACTGAACAGCTGGCCCCAATATCCACCTCCAATGAGGTGGTACAGTTTAAAATGGAACCATATGATCAGAATCAATCTATTAGTATTGATGAGACACCAGACGAGACTTTTGGGGATGATAATACTTTGGATGAGGCTAATGTTGACGACACAGAAGATTATAGTATGATGGAAGGGGGCGAGGAAGAACCGCAGGCTGGCACTAGTGCTGAAGGAGCTGGTGAAGGACAAG TGTTTCGGTTGGCCAATACAAAAGAAGATTCAGAATTCGGGAATTGTCGTAGACGGATTCACGTATCATCAAAACACGATGAAAAGGGATTTCAAAATGAG GTATCTCGTTTGTTCAGAGTACAAAAGGCTCATATGCAAAGCGAGGGCGGTGATGCCGATAAATGGCACAGCCGACGATCTAGTACTCAGACGTGA